One genomic region from Pseudoduganella dura encodes:
- a CDS encoding acyl-CoA dehydrogenase family protein produces the protein MIFPNELEQLVGLARGIVENVVAPAAAEVDEHCRWPAASMAAFAEAGLLGLQVPAALGGHGQGLLALAAVSAEIARVCPSSSLCFGMHCVGTAVIAAKATADQEERYLRPIAAGRHITTLALSEAGTGAHFYLPETRLESHGDHYVANGTKQFVTNGSRADSYVVSTLASDGSAAGGDFSCLVVDGDTPGIGWQGEWEGFGMRGNSSRALALDNVQVPAANLLGAEGDQVWYVFEVVAPYFLMAMAGTYLGVAQSALEAAGAHLRSRRYAHSGTALRDIETMQTRYAKMWIAWQKTRALVFEAAARGDAGDPDALPFILASKADAGETAIALAGDAMTICGGTAYRDNSRVAQMLRDARASHVMSPTTDMLHIWAGRALLGVPLL, from the coding sequence ATGATTTTTCCAAATGAACTTGAGCAGCTCGTCGGCCTCGCCCGCGGCATCGTCGAAAACGTCGTCGCACCGGCAGCGGCCGAGGTGGACGAGCATTGCCGATGGCCGGCCGCATCGATGGCGGCGTTCGCCGAGGCCGGGCTGCTCGGCCTGCAGGTGCCCGCGGCGCTGGGCGGCCACGGCCAGGGGCTGCTCGCGCTGGCCGCCGTCAGCGCCGAGATCGCCCGTGTGTGTCCATCGTCGTCGCTATGCTTCGGCATGCACTGCGTGGGCACCGCGGTGATCGCCGCGAAGGCAACGGCCGACCAGGAGGAGCGCTACCTGCGCCCGATCGCCGCGGGCCGGCACATCACCACGCTGGCCCTGTCCGAAGCGGGCACCGGTGCGCATTTCTACCTGCCGGAAACACGGCTGGAAAGCCACGGTGACCACTATGTTGCCAACGGTACCAAGCAGTTCGTCACCAACGGTAGCCGGGCCGACTCCTATGTCGTCTCCACGCTCGCCAGCGACGGTAGCGCGGCCGGCGGCGATTTCAGCTGCCTGGTGGTCGATGGCGACACGCCGGGCATCGGCTGGCAGGGCGAGTGGGAAGGCTTCGGCATGCGCGGCAACTCGTCGCGCGCGCTGGCGCTCGACAACGTGCAGGTGCCGGCCGCCAACCTGCTGGGCGCGGAGGGCGACCAGGTGTGGTACGTGTTCGAAGTGGTGGCCCCCTACTTCCTGATGGCCATGGCCGGCACCTACCTCGGCGTGGCCCAGTCCGCGCTGGAAGCGGCCGGCGCGCACCTGCGCAGCCGCCGCTATGCCCATTCCGGTACCGCCCTGCGCGACATCGAGACGATGCAGACGCGCTACGCGAAAATGTGGATCGCCTGGCAGAAGACCCGCGCGCTGGTGTTCGAGGCCGCCGCGCGGGGCGACGCCGGCGATCCCGATGCGTTGCCGTTCATCCTCGCCAGCAAGGCCGATGCCGGCGAAACCGCGATCGCGCTGGCCGGCGACGCGATGACGATCTGCGGCGGCACCGCCTACCGCGACAACAGCCGGGTGGCGCAGATGCTGCGCGATGCGCGCGCCAGCCACGTGATGTCGCCGACCACCGACATGCTCCACATCTGGGCGGGGCGCGCGCTGCTCGGCGTGCCGCTGCTATGA
- a CDS encoding response regulator, translating to MKAPWQAGVLLVSDTPAHEVAHEVSHQVEHEVAHEVVHQVVHELAARLARDGIELQHAASADAVAALSGAVRAGSPPAVCVLADVPAPLALARALRRVWTGALLLACPAQALPALRRQMGYMPLLGPNVMLLDAGDPALAGEIVRAVQAEGRARQLRTTLQRANATLAPGAGNSAGIGAGGFQRLATAERYLARFLEQSAEAIVGLDQQDRVLYWNDAAARLLHLSAREARGRAVRDLPFWHADIGNALAQLHTGPEHAVAEVRAVRGTTVEVLEVALSAIADDHGAYAGAMLLLRDVSERHRQLALERSRSSEAISVANSRYRHLATLFDRAPGFLAVTRGPGHVFELANRAYLDTFGDRALLDRTMHDAFPELRDQAFLALRDEVYRTGEPFVGRDVPVGVRLRPDAALAQRYLDFVYQPLKGKEGRVWGIFCQGNDVTEQKLMRDELVAHQNELERLVAERTAELEEAQAALLHAQKLEAIGKLTGGVAHDFNNILQILRANLELLAREVDTADGPAKRVASAMVAVDRGTRLTAQLLAFARRQPLRPEPVDLAVVVRGLDDMLRRALGEAIDIDTVVGTALWATPVDRAQMENVLLNLAINARDAMDGAGRLTIELVNVELDRDYAARQDDLQPGQYVMLAVSDTGHGMSPAVLARAVEPFFTTKPEGEGTGLGLSMAYGFLKQSGGHLKIYSEPGKGTSVKLYLPRTFEAPLEPARAPGITVRGGHETILVVEDDADVRAVVTDGLTELGYTVLQAPHPEAALAVLQSGAPIDLLFTDVVMPGTLRSPELARIARAMLPGIAVLFTSGYTQNAIVHAGRLDPGVELLSKPYSRQQLALQVREVLDRHAVTPPAPGPDPGLAPGPAAEPAAEPARRKVLVVEDNDDGRELLCEMIGFLGYEATGASSGEEALPLLEASHILLTDIGLPGMSGLDLARRAHREHPGVRIVFASGGARPEVDFPCGAIRKPFSMEQLEEALGGR from the coding sequence ATGAAGGCGCCGTGGCAGGCCGGCGTGCTGCTGGTGAGCGACACACCGGCGCACGAGGTTGCGCACGAGGTCAGTCATCAGGTGGAACATGAGGTAGCCCATGAGGTGGTCCATCAGGTGGTCCACGAGCTGGCCGCCAGGCTGGCGCGGGACGGCATCGAACTGCAACACGCGGCATCGGCCGATGCGGTGGCGGCGCTGTCCGGCGCCGTCCGGGCGGGCAGCCCGCCGGCCGTGTGCGTCCTGGCGGACGTGCCCGCGCCGCTGGCGCTGGCCAGGGCGCTGCGCCGCGTCTGGACCGGCGCCCTGCTGCTGGCCTGCCCGGCGCAGGCATTGCCCGCCCTGCGACGGCAGATGGGCTACATGCCGCTGCTGGGCCCCAACGTCATGCTGCTCGACGCCGGCGACCCCGCCCTCGCCGGCGAAATCGTGCGGGCCGTGCAGGCCGAGGGGCGTGCCCGCCAGTTGCGCACCACGCTGCAGCGCGCCAACGCCACGCTGGCCCCCGGCGCGGGCAACAGCGCCGGCATCGGCGCCGGCGGGTTCCAGCGACTTGCCACCGCCGAACGCTACCTCGCGCGCTTCCTCGAGCAATCGGCCGAGGCCATCGTCGGGCTGGACCAGCAGGACCGCGTGCTGTACTGGAACGACGCGGCGGCGCGACTGCTCCACCTGAGCGCGCGCGAAGCACGCGGCCGCGCCGTGCGCGACCTGCCGTTCTGGCACGCGGACATCGGCAATGCGCTGGCGCAATTGCATACCGGCCCGGAACACGCGGTCGCCGAGGTGCGGGCGGTGCGCGGCACCACGGTCGAGGTGCTCGAAGTGGCGCTGTCGGCCATCGCCGATGACCACGGCGCGTACGCCGGCGCCATGCTGCTGTTGCGCGACGTGTCCGAGCGCCACCGCCAGCTGGCGCTGGAACGTTCGCGCAGCAGCGAGGCGATTTCGGTGGCGAACAGCCGCTACCGCCACCTGGCCACGCTGTTCGACAGGGCGCCCGGCTTCCTGGCCGTCACGCGCGGTCCGGGCCACGTGTTCGAACTGGCGAACCGGGCCTATCTCGACACGTTCGGCGACCGCGCGCTGCTGGACCGCACGATGCACGACGCGTTTCCGGAGCTGCGCGACCAGGCGTTCCTGGCCCTGCGCGACGAGGTGTACCGCACCGGCGAACCCTTCGTGGGGCGCGACGTGCCGGTCGGCGTGCGCCTCCGTCCCGATGCAGCCCTCGCGCAGCGCTATCTCGATTTCGTGTACCAGCCGCTGAAGGGCAAGGAGGGCCGCGTGTGGGGCATCTTCTGCCAGGGTAACGATGTGACCGAACAAAAACTGATGCGCGACGAACTGGTGGCGCACCAGAACGAGCTGGAGCGCCTGGTCGCGGAACGCACGGCCGAGCTGGAAGAAGCCCAGGCCGCCCTGCTGCATGCGCAAAAGCTCGAAGCGATCGGCAAGCTCACCGGCGGCGTGGCCCACGACTTCAACAATATCCTGCAAATCCTGCGCGCCAACCTGGAACTGCTGGCGCGGGAAGTGGACACCGCCGACGGCCCGGCGAAACGGGTGGCCAGCGCGATGGTCGCGGTCGACCGCGGCACCCGGCTCACGGCGCAGCTGCTGGCGTTCGCGCGCCGGCAGCCGCTGCGACCGGAGCCGGTGGATCTCGCCGTGGTCGTGCGCGGCCTCGACGACATGCTGCGCCGCGCGCTGGGCGAAGCGATCGACATCGACACGGTGGTGGGAACAGCGCTGTGGGCCACGCCCGTCGACCGCGCGCAGATGGAAAACGTGCTGCTGAACCTGGCGATCAACGCACGCGACGCGATGGACGGCGCGGGGCGCCTGACCATCGAGCTGGTGAACGTGGAACTCGACCGGGATTACGCGGCCCGGCAGGACGACCTGCAGCCCGGCCAGTACGTGATGCTGGCCGTTTCCGACACGGGCCACGGCATGTCGCCGGCGGTGTTGGCCCGCGCCGTGGAACCGTTCTTCACGACTAAGCCGGAAGGCGAAGGAACCGGCCTCGGCCTGAGCATGGCCTACGGCTTCCTGAAGCAGAGCGGCGGCCACCTGAAGATCTACAGCGAGCCCGGCAAGGGAACCTCGGTCAAGCTGTACCTGCCGCGCACCTTCGAAGCACCGCTGGAACCGGCGCGCGCGCCCGGCATCACGGTGCGCGGCGGCCACGAAACGATCCTCGTGGTGGAAGACGATGCCGATGTCCGCGCCGTCGTGACCGACGGGTTGACCGAACTGGGCTATACGGTGCTGCAGGCGCCGCATCCGGAAGCGGCGCTGGCCGTGCTGCAAAGCGGCGCCCCCATCGACCTGCTGTTCACCGATGTGGTCATGCCCGGCACGCTGCGCAGCCCGGAGCTGGCGCGCATTGCCCGCGCCATGCTGCCGGGGATCGCCGTGCTGTTCACGTCGGGCTATACGCAAAATGCGATCGTGCACGCCGGCCGCCTCGACCCCGGCGTGGAACTGCTCAGCAAACCCTACAGCCGGCAACAGCTCGCATTGCAGGTCCGCGAAGTGCTGGACAGGCACGCGGTGACGCCACCGGCACCCGGGCCAGACCCTGGTCTTGCTCCCGGCCCGGCCGCGGAACCGGCCGCGGAACCGGCCCGCCGCAAGGTGCTGGTCGTGGAAGACAACGACGACGGCCGGGAACTGCTGTGTGAAATGATCGGCTTCCTCGGCTACGAGGCCACAGGGGCCAGCAGCGGGGAAGAGGCGTTGCCGCTGCTGGAGGCGAGCCACATCCTGCTCACCGACATCGGCCTGCCGGGAATGTCGGGCCTGGACCTCGCGCGCAGGGCCCACCGCGAGCACCCGGGAGTGCGGATCGTGTTCGCCAGCGGCGGCGCGCGGCCGGAAGTCGACTTCCCGTGCGGCGCGATCCGCAAGCCCTTCTCGATGGAGCAGCTCGAGGAAGCGCTCGGCGGCCGTTGA